The following coding sequences lie in one Ostrea edulis chromosome 8, xbOstEdul1.1, whole genome shotgun sequence genomic window:
- the LOC125662184 gene encoding kelch-like protein 24, which produces MMSGTFDMKQNYVDTFLSGLKRLWLTGDHSDVTIQVRNETFYCHKTVLATMSSYFDSMFASGMRESVTGTVNFEEMDPGAFRKAMGFIYTGEIDLDVDTAITLLHISAFLQIKSLQKLCETYLKPHVAVENCIQLWKVSVLHNCHIIKAAAFQQILAAFPDISQLDEFYRLDIREILEIISHDNVNVSSEEDLCTILFDWLVRNDCNSSHVYELLQEVRLAFVRPEFLAKLEQKKEINSNPKCIELINKIKYYHLLPARQHEMANKAMRVRATSHLENVVVVLGGCEATKPPYTRSTCTYCYSFRQQTWFKLAPLPYDPGIEFAAVTYHNDIYITGGGMKQNSFLWYNVSRNCWSELPSLINGRRRHACIAVTDAIYVLGGYDSDGGVGNQMLKSVEKFIISEGRWESAGDLVIAVSCFAAIVRDDQIYTFGGEDNSRTDSSAIQCFDINTKTSVLLTTKIPMACKLTRSCVFNERMFLIFYDGRIIEYFEESESSKASCEFVARFDRFQRTHFGVVEHNGNVLIIGGVIENTKPCEDFLQFDSNTMRCSVLDDLLFTPRLVDGCVKINIPKNHLVPLKVDSAC; this is translated from the coding sequence ATGATGTCAGGAACATTTGACATGAAACAGAACTACGTGGACACGTTTTTAAGCGGGCTAAAGAGATTGTGGCTGACTGGTGACCActctgacgtcacaatacagGTCCGAAATGAGACATTTTATTGCCACAAGACGGTGTTAGCCACCATGTCGTCatattttgattccatgtttgcTTCTGGGATGCGAGAAAGCGTGACAGGGACTGTGAACTTCGAGGAAATGGACCCCGGCGCCTTCAGGAAAGCTATGGGTTTCATTTACACCGGTGAAATAGATTTAGACGTTGACACAGCCATTACGTTGTTACATATTTCTGCATTTCTACAGATCAAATCTCTACAAAAGCTTTGCGAAACTTACTTAAAGCCGCACGTGGCTGTGGAAAACTGCATTCAGCTATGGAAGGTGTCCGTGCTTCATAATTGCCATATAATAAAAGCAGCCGCGTTCCAACAGATCCTTGCGGCCTTTCCAGATATATCCCAATTGGATGAGTTTTACCGACTAGATATCAGAGAAATTCTGGAAATCATCAGTCATGACAACGTGAATGTGTCGTCTGAAGAGGACCTTTGTACGATACTTTTTGATTGGCTTGTCCGAAATGATTGTAACAGTAGCCATGTTTATGAACTTCTACAGGAAGTCAGGCTGGCGTTTGTTAGACCAGAATTTCTTGCCAAATTGGAGCAGAAAAAAGAAATCAACTCCAACCCAAAATGCATTGAGCTGATCAACAAAATTAAGTATTATCATCTTCTTCCTGCCAGACAACACGAGATGGCAAATAAGGCAATGCGTGTTCGGGCAACATCGCACCTAGAAAATGTGGTTGTAGTTTTGGGCGGTTGTGAGGCGACAAAGCCTCCGTACACGCGGTCGACCTGCACGTATTGTTATAGCTTCCGTCAGCAAACCTGGTTTAAATTAGCTCCTCTGCCTTACGATCCAGGGATAGAATTTGCTGCAGTCACTTATCACAATGACATTTATATAACTGGAGGGGGCATGAAGCAAAACAGCTTTCTCTGGTACAATGTCAGTAGGAACTGTTGGTCAGAGTTACCGTCCTTGATAAATGGCCGCCGCAGACATGCATGTATAGCCGTGACGGATGCAATTTACGTGCTGGGTGGATATGACAGCGATGGGGGAGTTGGCAACCAAATGCTGAAAAGCGTGGAAAaattcatcatttctgaagggCGTTGGGAATCGGCAGGGGATTTAGTCATCGCAGTGAGTTGTTTTGCTGCCATTGTTAGAGATGATCAAATTTACACCTTTGGTGGGGAGGACAATTCCAGAACTGACAGCTCAGCTATCCAGTGTTTCGATATAAACACGAAAACTAGCGTTCTATTAACTACGAAAATTCCCATGGCTTGTAAACTGACAAGGTCTTGCGTTTTTAATGAGCGAATGTTTCTGATTTTTTACGATGGGCGTATCATTGAATATTTTGAGGAAAGTGAATCTTCTAAAGCATCCTGTGAATTTGTTGCGCGTTTTGACCGTTTTCAAAGAACTCATTTCGGAGTCGTTGAACATAACGGGAATGTTTTGATTATAGGCGGAGTGATCGAAAACACGAAACCGTGCGAGGACTTCCTGCAATTTGATTCAAACACGATGAGATGTTCTGTGTTAGATGACTTGCTTTTCACTCCTCGTCTGGTGGATGGTTGTGTAAAAATTAACATACCGAAGAACCATCTAGTTCCGCTGAAAGTCGATTCTGCTTGTTAG
- the LOC125663064 gene encoding ATP-dependent RNA helicase A-like, giving the protein MISRDIGRLTVLSAFVALCVIVLFPVDADAGYGSKVSKTRGGGLKQRVPVKDYLLRGYPFGKKRGFGRYRGLKKYRGRGRGKYRGIKGYRGRGKGKYRGVRKYRGRGKGKYRGLKKYRGRGKGKYRGTRKYRGRGKGKYRGLRKYRGRGKGRYRGGKKYRGRGKGRYRGLKKYRSKGYGRKYKGPRKYFGSRKYRGKGKYVKKNKEC; this is encoded by the exons ATGATCTCCAGAGACATTGGTCGTCTGACGGTGTTGTCAGCATTTGTAGCACTGTGTGTTATTGTGCTGTTTCCTGTAGACGCAGACGCAG GATATGGAAGC AAGGTATCCAAAACCCGAGGAGGGGGACTAAAACAAAGGGTACCTGTAAAGGACTATCTTCTTCGTGGATATCCATTCGGAAAAAAGAGAGGTTTTGGAAGATACCGAGGGTTGAAGAAATACCGTGGACGTGGCAGGGGAAAATACAGGGGAATTAAAGGATATCGTGGGCGTGGCAAGGGAAAATATAGGGGTGTCAGGAAATATCGTGGGCGTGGCAAAGGAAAATACAGAGGCCTCAAGAAATACCGTGGTCGTGGAAAGGGAAAATACAGGGGCACCAGAAAATACCGTGGTCGTGGCAAGGGGAAATATAGAGGGCTCAGAAAATATCGTGGGCGTGGCAAAGGAAGATATAGAGGAGGAAAGAAATATCGTGGGCGTGGTAAAGGAAGATACAGGGGTCTCAAAAAGTACCGCAGCAAAGGATACGGACGAAAGTACAAGGGTCCGAGAAAATACTTTGGAAGCCGGAAGTATAGAGGAAAGGgaaaatatgtaaagaaaaacaaGGAATGCTGA